One region of Mycolicibacterium rhodesiae NBB3 genomic DNA includes:
- a CDS encoding HAD family hydrolase, whose translation MSDSDVIEPAEPSLGAGADDQRLAGEASAGAAVFDLDEGSAPPAPPPDLTAAAFFDVDNTLVHGSSLVHFARGLASRKYFTYGDLGRFAYAQAKFQLLGRENSDDVAEGKRKALAFIEGRSTAELMALGEEIYDQIIADKIWPGTRALTQMHLDAGQQVWLVTATPYELAATIAKRLGLTGALGTVAESVDGVFTGRLVGDILHGAGKAHAVRSLAIREGLNLRRCTAYSDSFNDVPMLSLVGTAVAINPDADLRDLARERGWEIRDFRTARKAARIGVPSALALGAVGGALAAIVSRRQDGH comes from the coding sequence GTGTCCGACTCCGACGTCATCGAGCCTGCGGAGCCGTCTCTGGGTGCCGGCGCCGATGATCAGCGGCTCGCAGGCGAGGCAAGCGCAGGTGCGGCAGTGTTCGACCTCGACGAGGGCAGCGCACCGCCCGCCCCGCCGCCCGATCTGACCGCGGCCGCCTTCTTCGACGTCGACAACACGCTGGTCCACGGGTCGTCGCTGGTGCACTTCGCCCGCGGCCTGGCCTCTCGCAAGTACTTCACCTACGGCGACCTGGGTCGATTCGCCTACGCGCAGGCCAAGTTTCAGCTCTTGGGACGGGAGAACAGCGACGACGTCGCCGAGGGCAAACGCAAGGCGCTCGCGTTCATCGAGGGCCGCTCGACAGCGGAACTGATGGCACTCGGCGAGGAGATCTACGACCAGATCATCGCCGACAAGATCTGGCCGGGCACGCGTGCGCTCACGCAGATGCATCTCGACGCCGGCCAGCAGGTGTGGCTGGTGACTGCGACGCCCTACGAGCTGGCCGCCACCATCGCCAAGCGGCTCGGGCTGACCGGGGCGCTGGGCACCGTCGCCGAGTCGGTCGACGGTGTGTTCACCGGCCGGCTCGTCGGCGACATCCTGCACGGCGCGGGCAAGGCGCACGCGGTGCGGTCGCTGGCCATCCGCGAGGGCTTGAACCTGCGGCGCTGCACGGCATATTCGGACAGCTTCAACGACGTGCCGATGCTGTCGCTGGTCGGCACGGCTGTGGCGATCAACCCGGACGCCGACCTGCGTGACCTCGCCCGCGAGCGGGGATGGGAGATCCGCGACTTCCGCACGGCCCGTAAGGCTGCGCGGATCGGGGTGCCGTCGGCGTTGGCGCTGGGCGCCGTCGGCGGCGCGTTGGCCGCGATCGTGTCGCGGCGCCAGGACGGCCACTGA
- a CDS encoding uroporphyrinogen-III synthase has translation MTAQGSGRGRKPRPGRITFVGSGPGDPGLLTTRARTVLANAALVFTDPDVPEAVLVLAGSELPPPSGPEKPALAPTAVGEVAKPADDDQDGAQADTATAILPGGPDVRPALGDPAEVAKTLAAEARTGVDVVRLVAGDPLSVDAVITEVTALAKTHLDFEIVPGLPDTTAVPTYAGLPLGSAHTVADVRGDVDWESLAAAPGPLILHATASHLPESARTLIDHGLADTTPIVVTANGTTCQQRSVQTTLAGLLDKATLAGAEPAGPFSGPLVVTIGKTVANRAKLNWWESRALYGWTVLVPRTKDQAGEMSEKLVSHGALPIEVPTIAVEPPRSPAQMERAVKGLVDGRFQWVVFTSTNAVRAVWEKFNEFGLDARAFSGVKIACVGQATADRVRAFGINPELVPVGEQSSLGLLDEFPPYDDVFDPVNRVLLPRADIATETLAEGLRERGWEIEDVTAYRTVRAAPPPAQTREMIKTGGFDAVCFTSSSTVRNLVGIAGKPHARTIVACIGPKTAETAAEFGLRVDVQPEVAAVGPLVEALAEHAARLRAEGALPPPRKKSRRR, from the coding sequence ATGACAGCCCAAGGGAGCGGGCGCGGGCGCAAGCCCAGGCCGGGCCGCATCACGTTCGTCGGTTCAGGCCCCGGTGACCCCGGCCTGCTGACGACGCGGGCCCGCACCGTGCTAGCCAATGCCGCCCTGGTGTTCACCGACCCCGACGTGCCCGAAGCGGTGCTCGTCCTGGCGGGCTCCGAACTGCCGCCGCCGTCGGGACCTGAGAAACCCGCCTTGGCCCCCACGGCAGTAGGGGAGGTCGCCAAGCCGGCCGACGACGACCAGGACGGCGCGCAGGCCGATACCGCGACCGCCATCCTCCCGGGCGGCCCCGATGTCCGTCCCGCACTGGGTGATCCGGCCGAGGTCGCCAAGACGCTCGCGGCGGAGGCCCGTACCGGCGTCGACGTCGTGCGTCTGGTCGCAGGCGATCCCCTGTCGGTGGACGCGGTGATCACCGAGGTGACGGCGCTCGCCAAAACACACCTGGATTTCGAGATCGTGCCGGGCCTGCCCGACACCACGGCGGTGCCCACGTATGCGGGCCTTCCGCTGGGCTCAGCGCACACCGTCGCCGACGTCCGGGGTGACGTGGATTGGGAGTCGCTGGCCGCCGCGCCCGGCCCGCTGATCCTGCACGCCACCGCGTCTCATCTGCCCGAGTCCGCGCGCACGTTGATCGACCACGGGCTGGCCGACACCACGCCCATCGTGGTGACCGCGAACGGCACGACGTGCCAACAGCGTTCGGTGCAGACCACGCTCGCCGGCCTGCTCGACAAGGCCACGCTGGCCGGCGCCGAACCGGCCGGTCCCTTCTCCGGCCCGCTGGTCGTCACGATCGGCAAGACCGTTGCCAACCGCGCCAAGCTGAACTGGTGGGAAAGCCGCGCACTGTACGGCTGGACCGTGTTGGTGCCGCGAACCAAGGACCAGGCCGGCGAGATGAGCGAGAAGCTGGTGTCCCACGGCGCATTGCCGATCGAGGTGCCGACGATCGCCGTCGAACCGCCACGCAGCCCCGCGCAGATGGAGCGCGCGGTCAAGGGTCTCGTGGACGGCCGCTTCCAGTGGGTGGTGTTCACCTCCACGAATGCCGTTCGTGCAGTGTGGGAGAAGTTCAACGAGTTCGGCCTCGACGCCCGCGCGTTCTCCGGTGTGAAGATCGCCTGCGTCGGTCAGGCGACCGCCGACCGGGTGCGGGCCTTCGGTATCAACCCCGAGCTGGTGCCGGTGGGCGAGCAGTCCTCGCTCGGTCTGCTCGACGAGTTCCCGCCGTACGACGACGTTTTCGATCCGGTCAACCGCGTGCTGCTGCCCCGTGCCGACATCGCCACCGAGACCCTGGCCGAGGGCCTGCGTGAACGCGGCTGGGAGATCGAGGACGTCACCGCGTACCGCACAGTGCGCGCGGCACCGCCGCCGGCGCAGACGCGAGAGATGATCAAGACGGGCGGATTCGACGCCGTGTGCTTCACCTCGAGTTCGACGGTGCGCAACCTCGTCGGTATCGCGGGTAAGCCGCACGCGCGCACGATCGTGGCGTGCATCGGCCCCAAGACCGCGGAAACCGCAGCAGAATTCGGGCTGCGCGTCGACGTACAGCCCGAGGTCGCCGCAGTGGGACCGCTTGTCGAGGCGCTCGCAGAGCACGCGGCGCGATTGCGTGCCGAAGGCGCACTGCCACCGCCTCGTAAGAAGAGCCGGCGCCGCTAG
- a CDS encoding glutaredoxin family protein, whose translation MHNRVELLTRAGCTICTGAAARLAELADELGFGLTVTDVDAAAAAGNPALRAEFGDRLPVVLLDGAEHSYWEVDEPRLRADLSNPSPE comes from the coding sequence ATGCACAACCGGGTGGAGTTGCTCACACGGGCAGGCTGCACGATCTGCACCGGCGCCGCGGCACGGCTCGCCGAGCTCGCCGACGAGCTGGGTTTCGGGTTGACGGTCACCGATGTCGACGCCGCCGCGGCCGCCGGGAATCCGGCGCTGCGGGCGGAGTTCGGCGATCGCCTGCCTGTGGTGCTGCTCGACGGCGCCGAGCACAGCTACTGGGAGGTCGACGAACCCCGCTTGCGGGCCGACCTGAGTAACCCCTCGCCGGAATAA
- the hemC gene encoding hydroxymethylbilane synthase — MTVIRIGTRGSLLATTQAGVIKKELESRGHPAELVIIATEGDRSDAPVADIGIGVFTAALREAIHDGRVDMAVHSYKDLPTASDERFTIAAIPPREDARDALVARDGLVLGELPAGSTIGTSSPRRAAQLRALGLGLEIRPLRGNLDTRLNRVSNGDLDGIVVARAGLARIGRLADVTETLEPVQMLPAPAQGALAVECRAGDAELAALLSELDDADTRAAVTAERALLAALEAGCSAPVGAIAEVVESIDEDGHVFEEVSLRGCVATLDGSDVIRASGVGRTDRARELGLSVADELFELGARELMAETHEEHRGE, encoded by the coding sequence TTGACGGTAATCCGGATAGGCACCCGGGGAAGTCTGCTGGCGACGACGCAGGCGGGTGTGATCAAAAAGGAACTCGAGTCCAGAGGGCACCCCGCCGAACTGGTGATCATTGCCACCGAGGGCGACCGCTCCGATGCGCCGGTCGCCGATATCGGCATCGGGGTGTTCACGGCGGCCCTGCGGGAGGCGATCCACGACGGCCGGGTGGATATGGCCGTGCACTCCTACAAGGATTTGCCGACCGCGTCCGACGAGCGATTCACGATCGCGGCGATACCCCCGCGAGAGGACGCTCGCGACGCTCTCGTGGCCCGGGACGGCCTGGTCCTGGGGGAGTTGCCGGCCGGATCGACGATAGGGACATCGAGTCCGCGACGAGCCGCGCAGCTTAGAGCATTGGGTCTCGGTTTGGAAATCCGCCCCCTAAGAGGCAACCTTGACACCAGGTTGAACAGGGTTAGCAATGGCGATCTCGACGGCATCGTCGTCGCCCGGGCGGGTCTGGCCCGCATCGGACGACTGGCCGATGTCACCGAGACTCTGGAACCGGTGCAGATGTTGCCAGCGCCGGCACAGGGTGCCCTCGCGGTCGAGTGCCGCGCAGGCGACGCCGAGCTCGCCGCGCTGCTGTCGGAGTTGGACGACGCCGACACCCGCGCAGCGGTCACAGCTGAGCGAGCCCTGCTCGCCGCACTGGAGGCGGGTTGTTCCGCGCCGGTGGGCGCGATCGCCGAGGTGGTCGAGTCCATCGACGAGGACGGCCATGTCTTCGAAGAAGTGTCGCTACGCGGCTGTGTGGCGACGCTGGACGGATCCGACGTGATCCGTGCGTCCGGGGTCGGGAGAACCGATCGGGCACGAGAGCTGGGGCTCTCGGTGGCCGACGAACTGTTCGAACTCGGGGCGCGCGAGCTCATGGCGGAAACGCATGAAGAGCATAGAGGTGAGTGA
- a CDS encoding glutamyl-tRNA reductase, which yields MSVLLFGVSHRSAPVSVLERLSTDESEQAKIVEKVLQSSLVTEAMVLSTCNRVEVYAVVEAFHGGLSVIGQVLSEHSGMGLGDLTKYAYVRYAEAAVEHLFAVASGLDSAVIGEQQVLGQVRRAYATAEANHTVGRTLHELSQRALSVGKRVHAETGIDAAGSSVVSVALDMAEAKLSSLSGRSAVVIGAGSMGSLSAKYLVKAGVERIHIVNRSLPRAKRLAEKVRGLGVTAEAFPFDHLTPTLTDADVVVSCTGAVRPVVSLADVHRGLAHGQTPKQLVICDLGMPRNVDPAVAGLPDVYVVDMDRIQREPSARAAASDTEAARAIVAAEVANYLSGQRMAEVTPTVTALRQRAADVVEAELLRLDNRLPGLEAAHRDEVAKTVRRVVDKLLHAPTVRVKQLASAPGGDSYAEALRELFELDQQAVDAVAASELPLLATDLDKSE from the coding sequence GTGAGCGTGCTGCTTTTCGGAGTTTCGCACCGCAGCGCGCCGGTGTCCGTCTTGGAGCGGCTGAGCACCGACGAGTCCGAGCAGGCCAAAATCGTCGAGAAGGTGCTCCAGTCGTCCTTGGTGACCGAGGCCATGGTGCTCTCCACGTGCAACCGCGTCGAGGTATACGCCGTCGTCGAAGCGTTCCACGGCGGACTCTCGGTGATCGGCCAGGTGCTCTCCGAGCATTCCGGTATGGGCCTGGGTGATCTGACGAAATACGCGTATGTGCGTTATGCCGAAGCGGCCGTCGAGCACCTGTTCGCGGTGGCCAGCGGCCTGGACTCCGCGGTGATCGGCGAGCAGCAGGTATTGGGGCAGGTGCGTCGCGCGTACGCGACTGCCGAGGCCAACCACACTGTCGGCCGCACGCTGCACGAACTGTCACAGCGCGCACTGTCGGTCGGCAAACGGGTGCATGCCGAGACCGGTATCGACGCCGCCGGGTCGTCGGTGGTTTCGGTGGCGCTCGACATGGCCGAAGCCAAACTGAGCTCGCTTTCGGGTCGCAGCGCGGTCGTCATCGGAGCGGGCTCGATGGGGTCACTATCCGCCAAGTACCTGGTCAAGGCGGGTGTCGAGCGGATCCACATCGTGAACAGGTCGCTCCCGCGCGCGAAGCGCCTCGCCGAGAAGGTTCGTGGTCTCGGCGTGACCGCCGAGGCGTTCCCGTTCGACCACCTGACTCCCACGCTGACCGACGCCGACGTCGTCGTGAGCTGTACCGGCGCCGTCCGTCCGGTGGTGTCCCTGGCCGACGTCCACCGGGGCTTGGCGCACGGCCAGACGCCCAAACAGCTGGTGATCTGCGACCTCGGCATGCCCCGCAATGTCGACCCCGCCGTGGCCGGGCTCCCCGACGTCTACGTCGTCGATATGGACAGGATCCAGCGCGAGCCGTCGGCGCGGGCCGCCGCATCGGACACCGAGGCCGCTCGCGCCATCGTCGCCGCTGAAGTGGCCAATTACCTGTCCGGACAGCGAATGGCCGAGGTCACGCCGACCGTCACCGCCCTGCGTCAGCGGGCCGCCGACGTGGTCGAGGCCGAGTTGCTGCGCCTGGACAACCGGCTGCCGGGCCTGGAAGCAGCCCACCGCGACGAGGTCGCCAAGACCGTCCGCCGGGTGGTCGACAAGCTGCTGCACGCGCCGACAGTGAGAGTGAAGCAATTGGCCTCCGCGCCGGGCGGCGACAGCTACGCCGAGGCGCTGCGCGAGCTCTTCGAGCTCGACCAGCAGGCCGTCGATGCCGTCGCCGCGAGCGAATTGCCTTTGCTCGCAACCGATCTCGACAAGTCCGAGTAG